From a region of the Microcoleus sp. FACHB-831 genome:
- the rpoB gene encoding DNA-directed RNA polymerase subunit beta — translation MANQTALAPAYMLPDLVEIQRSSFRWFLEEGLIEELNSFSPITDYTGKLELHFLGKDYKLKWPKYDVDEAKRRDASYAVQMYVPTRLINKETGEIKEQEVFIGDLPLMTDRGTFIINGAERVIVNQIVRSPGVYYKSETDKNGRRTYSASLIPNRGAWLKFETDKNDIVWVRIDKTRKLSVQVLLKALGLSDGEIFDALRHPEYFQKTLEKEGNPSEEEALMELYRKLRPGEPPTVTGGQQLLDSRFFDPKRYDLGRVGRYKINKKLRLSVPDTMRILTPQDILAAVDYLINLEFGIGQTDDIDHLGNRRVRSVGELLQNQVRVGINRLERIIRERMTVSDSETLTPASLVNPKPLVAAIKEFFGSSQLSQFMDQTNPLAELTHKRRLSALGPGGLTRERAGFAVRDIHPSHYGRICPIETPEGPNAGLIGSLATHARVNQYGFIETPFWPVENGRVLKERAPIYMTADEEDDKQVAPGDIPVDENGYIIGSVVPVRYRQEFATTTPDQVDFVLVSPVQIISVATSLIPFLEHDDANRALMGSNMQRQAVPLLRPERPLVGTGLEAQAARDSGMVIVSKTDGEVTYVDATTIRVRPTSDGQLLEEGRSKGGRNAHNDQPAEIVYEIQKYQRSNQDTCLNQRPLVFEGDDVVAGQVLADGSSTEGGELALGQNILVAYMPWEGYNYEDAILISERLVYDDVYTSIHIEKYEIEARQTKLGPEEITREIPNVGEDALRQLDETGIIRIGAWVEAGDILVGKVTPKGESDQPPEEKLLRAIFGEKARDVRDNSLRVPNGEKGRVVDVRVFTREQGDELPPGANMVVRVYVAQKRKIQVGDKMAGRHGNKGIISRILPCEDMPYLPDGTPVDIVLNPLGVPSRMNVGQVFECLLGWAGEILDMRFKMVPFDEMYGSESSRETVHGKLDEARSRPGKGWVFDPENAGKISVYDGRTGEAFDRPITVGKAYMLKLVHLVDDKIHARSTGPYSLVTQQPLGGKAQQGGQRFGEMEVWALEAFGAAYTLQELLTVKSDDMQGRNEALNAIVKGKSIPRPGTPESFKVLMRELQSLGLDIAVHKVDTKEDGSSRDVEVDLMADVSNRRTPTRPTYESLSREELEEDEV, via the coding sequence ATGGCTAATCAGACTGCACTGGCACCAGCCTATATGTTGCCCGACCTAGTAGAAATTCAGCGCTCCAGCTTCCGCTGGTTTCTGGAAGAGGGACTGATTGAAGAACTCAACAGCTTTAGCCCTATTACAGACTATACAGGCAAGCTAGAATTGCACTTTTTGGGCAAAGATTACAAACTAAAATGGCCTAAATACGACGTAGACGAAGCAAAGCGCAGAGACGCAAGCTACGCCGTGCAAATGTACGTCCCTACTCGGTTAATTAACAAAGAAACTGGAGAAATAAAAGAACAAGAAGTATTCATCGGCGATCTGCCCTTGATGACCGATCGCGGTACCTTTATCATCAACGGTGCCGAGCGAGTGATAGTCAACCAAATAGTGCGATCGCCCGGAGTCTACTACAAAAGCGAAACCGACAAAAACGGACGCCGTACATACTCAGCCAGCCTAATTCCCAACCGGGGAGCGTGGCTGAAATTTGAAACCGACAAAAACGATATAGTCTGGGTAAGAATTGACAAAACCCGGAAACTATCAGTACAGGTGTTGCTGAAAGCTCTAGGACTGAGCGACGGCGAAATTTTCGATGCCCTGCGCCACCCAGAATACTTTCAAAAAACCCTAGAAAAAGAAGGGAACCCCAGCGAAGAAGAAGCGCTGATGGAACTGTATCGGAAGCTGCGTCCGGGCGAACCCCCAACCGTAACTGGCGGACAGCAGCTATTAGATTCCCGCTTTTTTGACCCGAAACGATACGATCTGGGTCGCGTTGGTCGCTACAAGATCAACAAAAAGCTGCGCCTTAGCGTTCCAGACACAATGCGGATTTTGACACCGCAAGACATATTGGCGGCGGTGGACTATCTAATTAACTTGGAATTTGGCATCGGTCAAACAGACGATATCGACCACTTGGGAAATCGCCGAGTGCGGAGCGTCGGAGAGCTGTTGCAAAACCAAGTACGGGTAGGCATTAACCGACTTGAGCGGATCATTCGGGAACGGATGACCGTATCCGATAGCGAGACGCTAACCCCAGCAAGTTTGGTGAACCCCAAACCTTTGGTGGCGGCAATTAAGGAATTTTTTGGTTCCTCCCAGCTGTCGCAGTTCATGGATCAGACAAACCCACTGGCGGAACTGACCCACAAACGGCGTCTCAGCGCCCTTGGCCCTGGCGGTCTGACGCGGGAACGGGCAGGTTTTGCCGTTCGGGATATTCACCCATCGCACTACGGACGGATTTGCCCCATCGAGACGCCAGAAGGCCCGAACGCAGGTTTGATTGGCAGTTTGGCAACTCATGCACGGGTGAATCAGTATGGATTTATCGAGACACCATTCTGGCCTGTAGAAAACGGACGGGTGCTGAAAGAGCGTGCGCCGATTTACATGACGGCGGACGAAGAAGATGACAAGCAAGTTGCACCAGGAGACATACCCGTAGATGAGAACGGGTACATTATTGGGTCTGTAGTGCCCGTTAGGTATCGACAGGAATTTGCAACCACGACGCCGGATCAAGTGGATTTTGTTCTGGTTTCCCCGGTGCAGATTATCTCCGTTGCCACAAGTTTGATTCCCTTTTTGGAGCATGACGATGCCAACCGGGCACTGATGGGATCTAACATGCAGCGTCAGGCTGTACCTCTGTTGCGGCCAGAGCGTCCTTTGGTAGGGACGGGACTGGAAGCTCAGGCGGCGCGAGATAGCGGCATGGTGATCGTGTCGAAGACGGATGGCGAAGTTACTTATGTGGACGCCACGACTATCCGAGTTCGTCCTACATCTGACGGTCAGTTGTTGGAAGAAGGACGATCTAAGGGAGGGCGGAACGCACACAACGACCAGCCAGCCGAGATCGTGTATGAAATTCAGAAGTACCAGCGGTCGAACCAGGATACTTGTTTGAACCAGCGCCCCTTAGTGTTTGAGGGGGATGATGTAGTTGCAGGTCAGGTGCTAGCAGACGGTTCTTCGACTGAAGGAGGAGAGCTGGCGCTGGGACAGAATATCTTAGTGGCTTATATGCCTTGGGAAGGATATAACTACGAAGATGCGATTCTGATTAGCGAACGGCTGGTGTATGACGATGTATACACGAGCATCCACATTGAGAAGTATGAAATAGAGGCGCGGCAAACCAAGCTGGGGCCTGAAGAGATTACGCGGGAAATCCCGAATGTGGGTGAGGACGCGCTGCGCCAGTTGGACGAGACTGGCATTATCCGAATTGGTGCTTGGGTGGAAGCCGGGGATATCCTGGTGGGCAAAGTGACGCCGAAGGGTGAATCTGACCAGCCGCCTGAAGAGAAGTTACTGCGGGCGATATTTGGAGAAAAAGCGCGGGACGTGCGGGACAACTCGCTGCGAGTACCCAACGGAGAGAAGGGGCGCGTGGTGGATGTGCGCGTGTTTACGCGGGAACAGGGAGATGAGTTGCCACCTGGGGCGAACATGGTGGTGCGCGTATATGTAGCGCAGAAGCGGAAGATCCAGGTTGGGGACAAAATGGCAGGACGCCATGGGAATAAGGGGATTATTTCCCGGATTCTACCTTGCGAGGATATGCCGTATTTGCCGGATGGGACGCCAGTGGACATTGTGCTAAATCCGTTGGGGGTTCCGTCGCGGATGAATGTGGGGCAGGTGTTTGAGTGCTTGCTGGGATGGGCAGGAGAGATCCTGGATATGCGGTTTAAGATGGTGCCGTTTGACGAGATGTACGGAAGCGAGTCATCGCGAGAGACCGTGCATGGAAAGTTAGACGAAGCGCGATCGCGGCCTGGTAAGGGATGGGTATTTGACCCGGAAAATGCGGGGAAAATTTCTGTTTACGACGGACGGACAGGCGAGGCTTTCGACCGACCAATTACAGTGGGCAAGGCGTATATGCTGAAGCTCGTGCATTTGGTAGACGACAAGATACACGCACGTTCCACAGGGCCATACTCGCTGGTGACGCAGCAGCCTTTAGGCGGCAAAGCGCAGCAGGGGGGTCAGCGATTCGGGGAAATGGAAGTATGGGCGCTGGAGGCATTTGGCGCAGCGTATACTCTGCAAGAGTTGCTGACGGTGAAATCCGACGATATGCAGGGACGGAACGAGGCACTCAACGCGATCGTGAAGGGGAAATCTATTCCTCGTCCGGGTACGCCAGAGTCGTTTAAGGTGCTAATGCGCGAATTGCAGTCGCTAGGCTTGGATATCGCCGTCCATAAAGTGGATACCAAGGAAGACGGAAGCAGCCGCGATGTGGAGGTTGATTTGATGGCAGATGTGTCTAATCGTCGCACGCCCACGAGACCAACTTATGAGTCTCTAAGTCGAGAAGAATTGGAGGAAGATGAGGTTTAA
- a CDS encoding universal stress protein: MLKTILVALDGSDLSQRVMQCLEELQLQPATKIVLSHVISSSGTDVEVAVDRPHGFSEELPYREIEKKLESYQEYLPYESELEIVTGDPAEEIVRLAHIYKADLILIGSRGLTGVERIIEGSVSSEVVADAPCSVLVVKPE; this comes from the coding sequence GTGCTAAAAACCATTTTGGTGGCTCTCGACGGTTCAGATCTGTCGCAGCGAGTGATGCAGTGTCTGGAGGAACTCCAACTCCAGCCAGCAACAAAAATTGTCCTGTCCCACGTTATTTCCTCAAGTGGAACTGATGTAGAAGTGGCAGTCGATCGACCTCATGGTTTTTCAGAGGAGTTGCCCTATCGAGAGATTGAAAAGAAGCTGGAATCCTACCAGGAGTATTTGCCCTACGAGAGTGAACTAGAAATTGTTACGGGCGATCCGGCAGAAGAAATCGTGCGTCTAGCTCATATTTACAAGGCTGACTTGATTTTAATCGGCAGTCGTGGGTTAACTGGGGTGGAGCGAATTATAGAAGGGTCTGTCAGCAGTGAGGTTGTAGCGGATGCGCCTTGTTCTGTCCTCGTGGTTAAGCCAGAATAA
- a CDS encoding CHASE2 domain-containing protein, which translates to MWKKLGEKIWEWRGILTTAPTVAGIAIALRLSGALQGLEWSALDQYFRWRPAEKRDERIVIVGINETDIQKYGWPIRDDLLAQLLEEIKTQQPRAIGLDIYRDLPLEPGHQKLVKIFESTPNLIGIEKTIGNKNSSAVAPAPALKKRGLVGANDVVEDADGKLRRGMLKLTSPEGKIVSSLGLRLAEIYLKAEGVTPQRADGYPKYILQLNGLIFPRFRSDDGAYVGADAGGYQILLNYRGPAQSFRTISLADILEKRYPDALRDRIVLIGSAATSLNDFFQTPYSINTTERTPGVEIQANLTSQILSTALDGRTLIQVWPEPAEWLWILLWSCIGTILSWKLRDVEGNSKRSLSWIFTSILLAGGSLLGGSYLLFLGGVWIPVVPSFLTLIASATAIAAYVAYLEGEDRQTVMNLFGRHVSPKIAEAIWRDRQQLLTEGRLRGQQITATVLFTDLKGFSTVAEMLDPETLMSWLNEYMDAMSQIVLECGGVVDKFIGDAVMAVFGVPIPSTTDEAIARDAQQAVTCALAMGEKLRSLNQQWQSQGLPTVAMRVGIATGVVVTGSLGGFQRIEYTTIGDTVNVASRLESYDKSIDGGICRILINDETYYRLKGKYPTKRLGSFQLKGREQQTDIYQVMVENASDNDAISQKSAG; encoded by the coding sequence ATGTGGAAAAAGCTCGGAGAAAAAATCTGGGAATGGCGCGGCATATTGACAACTGCTCCCACCGTTGCCGGGATTGCGATCGCCCTGCGCTTATCTGGTGCATTGCAAGGCTTGGAATGGTCAGCCCTAGATCAATACTTCCGCTGGCGCCCAGCAGAAAAACGCGACGAGCGTATTGTAATTGTTGGCATTAATGAAACCGATATTCAAAAGTACGGATGGCCTATTCGCGACGATCTCTTGGCTCAACTGCTAGAGGAAATTAAAACACAGCAGCCTAGAGCAATTGGTCTAGATATTTACCGAGATTTACCTCTAGAACCAGGACACCAGAAGCTAGTCAAAATATTTGAATCAACGCCCAATTTAATTGGCATTGAAAAAACAATTGGGAATAAAAATAGCTCTGCTGTTGCTCCTGCACCTGCCCTAAAAAAACGCGGATTAGTAGGCGCTAATGATGTAGTCGAGGATGCAGATGGCAAGTTGCGTCGCGGGATGCTAAAACTGACATCACCAGAGGGCAAAATAGTATCCAGCTTAGGACTAAGACTGGCAGAAATTTATCTCAAAGCCGAGGGCGTTACTCCTCAACGCGCTGATGGATATCCGAAATATATTTTGCAGTTAAATGGACTAATATTTCCACGTTTTAGAAGCGATGATGGTGCTTATGTTGGTGCAGATGCAGGCGGCTATCAAATTTTGCTTAACTACAGGGGGCCAGCCCAAAGTTTTCGCACTATCTCGCTAGCAGATATCTTAGAAAAACGATATCCAGACGCTTTGCGCGATCGCATTGTTTTGATTGGTTCTGCGGCTACTAGCCTGAATGATTTCTTCCAAACTCCTTACAGCATTAATACTACGGAACGCACTCCAGGCGTAGAAATTCAAGCCAATTTAACTAGCCAGATATTGAGTACAGCTCTCGATGGTCGTACACTAATTCAAGTCTGGCCCGAACCTGCGGAGTGGCTGTGGATTTTATTGTGGTCTTGTATCGGTACAATTTTGAGTTGGAAATTGCGCGACGTGGAAGGTAATAGTAAGCGATCGCTTAGTTGGATATTCACCAGCATTTTATTAGCAGGAGGCAGTTTGCTGGGCGGGTCTTATCTTCTTTTTTTAGGGGGAGTTTGGATACCCGTTGTGCCCTCGTTTCTAACTTTAATTGCTTCCGCAACTGCGATCGCTGCTTATGTTGCGTACCTAGAAGGCGAAGACCGACAAACTGTGATGAATTTGTTTGGTCGTCATGTTAGTCCCAAAATTGCCGAAGCGATTTGGCGCGATCGCCAGCAATTGCTAACTGAAGGACGCCTCCGGGGACAACAAATTACCGCAACGGTGCTATTTACCGACCTCAAAGGTTTTAGTACCGTTGCCGAAATGCTCGATCCTGAAACGTTAATGTCTTGGCTTAACGAGTACATGGATGCTATGTCCCAGATTGTTCTAGAGTGCGGTGGCGTCGTTGATAAATTTATTGGCGATGCTGTTATGGCTGTGTTTGGCGTTCCTATTCCCAGCACTACAGATGAAGCGATCGCCCGCGATGCACAACAAGCTGTTACTTGCGCCCTAGCAATGGGAGAAAAACTGCGATCGCTCAATCAACAATGGCAATCGCAGGGACTCCCCACCGTCGCCATGCGCGTCGGTATTGCCACTGGTGTGGTGGTGACTGGTAGCCTCGGCGGTTTCCAAAGAATCGAGTACACAACTATTGGCGACACTGTTAACGTAGCATCCAGACTAGAAAGCTATGATAAGTCGATAGATGGCGGTATTTGCCGAATTTTAATCAACGACGAAACTTACTATCGCCTTAAGGGCAAATATCCTACCAAAAGGCTCGGTAGCTTCCAACTTAAGGGGCGCGAACAGCAGACAGACATTTACCAAGTTATGGTAGAAAATGCTTCCGATAACGATGCAATAAGTCAGAAGTCAGCAGGCTAG
- the hisD gene encoding histidinol dehydrogenase: MLRIITQLAEAQTELRRICDRTHDDQTVHKEATVREVIQAVKRQGDKAILHYTEEFDGQTLSAEELRVSGSELDAAYQQVSKELLDAIQLARQQIEAFHRQRVPKSWVQFGDDDVVLGKRYTPVDRAGLYIPGGRASYPSTVLMNAIPAKVAGVPRIVMVTPPGSEKTINPAVLVAAQEAGVQEIYRVGGAQAIAALAYGTETIPKVDVITGPGNIYVTLAKKLVYGTVGIDSLAGPSEVLVIADSGANPVHVAADMLAQAEHDPMAAAILVTTEASLAKKVQAEVEWQLREHPRRVLTEKAIAHYGLIVLVESLEVAAALSNEFAPEHLELEVEEPWELLDKIRHAGAIFLGNSTPEAVGDYLAGPNHTLPTSGAARYASPLGVETFMKHSSLIQYSPAALDKVANAIQILAKAEGLPSHAESVRLRSQETED; this comes from the coding sequence ATGCTGCGAATAATTACTCAGCTGGCTGAGGCACAAACTGAACTGCGGCGTATCTGCGATCGCACTCACGACGACCAGACTGTTCACAAAGAGGCAACCGTTCGGGAAGTTATCCAAGCGGTAAAGCGTCAGGGAGATAAGGCCATCCTGCACTACACGGAGGAGTTTGACGGTCAAACCCTCAGTGCGGAAGAGTTGCGCGTTAGTGGCTCGGAATTGGATGCTGCATATCAACAGGTATCCAAAGAGTTGCTAGACGCGATTCAATTGGCGCGTCAACAAATAGAGGCATTTCACAGACAGCGGGTACCCAAATCGTGGGTGCAATTTGGCGATGATGATGTCGTGCTGGGCAAGCGCTACACTCCTGTGGATAGGGCTGGATTGTACATTCCTGGGGGTAGGGCGTCTTATCCCAGTACGGTTTTGATGAATGCCATCCCTGCTAAAGTGGCTGGCGTACCAAGAATTGTGATGGTGACGCCGCCAGGATCGGAGAAAACGATTAACCCGGCTGTCCTCGTGGCGGCGCAGGAAGCTGGCGTACAGGAAATTTATCGGGTAGGTGGTGCCCAAGCGATCGCCGCTTTGGCGTATGGTACGGAAACCATCCCCAAGGTAGATGTCATAACTGGCCCTGGCAATATATATGTCACCCTAGCCAAGAAACTTGTCTACGGCACGGTGGGAATTGACTCGCTAGCAGGGCCATCGGAAGTGCTAGTGATAGCAGATAGCGGGGCAAATCCCGTCCACGTAGCGGCTGATATGTTGGCGCAAGCGGAACACGACCCAATGGCGGCAGCAATTTTGGTGACGACCGAGGCCAGTCTGGCCAAAAAAGTGCAGGCAGAGGTAGAGTGGCAGCTGAGGGAACATCCGCGACGAGTGCTGACCGAGAAAGCGATCGCTCACTACGGTCTAATTGTCCTTGTCGAATCTTTGGAAGTTGCGGCAGCACTTTCCAACGAATTCGCCCCAGAACACCTAGAACTCGAAGTGGAAGAACCTTGGGAGCTACTTGACAAAATTCGCCATGCTGGTGCTATTTTCTTGGGTAACTCAACACCAGAAGCGGTGGGAGATTACTTAGCGGGGCCGAACCACACCTTGCCAACATCGGGTGCAGCCAGATATGCTTCGCCGCTGGGAGTGGAAACATTTATGAAACACTCCAGCCTGATTCAATACTCGCCAGCAGCACTTGATAAGGTGGCAAATGCCATCCAGATTTTGGCAAAAGCAGAGGGGTTGCCTTCCCATGCCGAATCGGTGAGACTGCGATCGCAAGAGACTGAGGATTAA
- a CDS encoding TatD family hydrolase has protein sequence MQLIDTHVHINFAVFQQELEAVRARWQEAGVVRLIHSCVEPSEFPSIQALADQFPELFFAVGLHPLDAEKWTSETEKQIGVLASSDRRVVAIGEIGLDFYKAENNQQQKQVFEAQLNVAHQLDMPVIIHCRDAASVLRDMVREFSKKTAVPVRGVMHCWGGTPEETQWFLDLGFHISFSGIVTFKNAIQIQESARMVPSDRLLIETDCPFLAPVPKRGKRNEPSFVRYVAECVAQLRGVSLETLAAQTTQNACDLFGISVEEQVILPFPHNEVSLRHNS, from the coding sequence ATGCAGTTGATTGACACTCACGTCCATATCAACTTTGCCGTCTTCCAGCAAGAGCTGGAAGCGGTACGCGCTCGTTGGCAAGAAGCAGGTGTTGTTCGGCTTATACATTCTTGCGTGGAACCATCTGAGTTTCCCAGCATCCAAGCATTGGCCGACCAGTTTCCAGAGCTTTTCTTTGCTGTAGGGTTGCATCCTTTAGACGCTGAGAAATGGACATCAGAAACCGAGAAACAGATCGGGGTTCTTGCTAGTTCTGACCGTCGAGTCGTAGCAATTGGCGAAATCGGCTTGGATTTTTACAAAGCCGAAAACAATCAGCAGCAGAAACAGGTGTTTGAGGCGCAGCTAAACGTAGCGCATCAACTAGACATGCCAGTAATTATCCACTGTCGCGACGCTGCAAGCGTTCTGCGCGATATGGTTCGGGAGTTTAGCAAAAAGACTGCCGTACCCGTGCGGGGTGTGATGCATTGCTGGGGAGGAACGCCAGAAGAAACCCAATGGTTTCTCGATTTGGGCTTTCATATTAGTTTCAGCGGCATCGTGACCTTTAAAAACGCCATTCAGATTCAGGAATCTGCGCGTATGGTTCCAAGCGATCGCCTCCTAATTGAAACTGATTGTCCCTTTCTAGCACCAGTTCCCAAACGGGGTAAACGTAACGAACCCTCATTCGTTCGTTATGTAGCCGAGTGCGTAGCCCAACTTAGAGGTGTATCCTTAGAGACTCTTGCCGCCCAAACCACTCAAAATGCCTGCGACCTATTTGGAATTTCAGTAGAAGAGCAGGTAATTCTGCCTTTTCCCCACAACGAAGTTTCTCTGCGTCATAATAGTTAA
- a CDS encoding slipin family protein → METILGTILAIALFLGASGLKLDREYERGVIFRLGRTKGVMGPGMYWIVPWMDQKTQVDIRTKTVNIEPQETVTADSVTIKVNAVLYYRIIDPAKAIIKVENYNLAVYQAALTTLRNVVGQNILDDVLQNRDKINNKVQEIVDEITEPWGVVIERVEMKDVEIPPSMQRAMAKEAEAIREKRARIIKAAAEQEASIKLAEASQVIMQNPAALELRRLQMLTEIGAENNTTTVIMMPSDIIHAAKSLPGAIANVITNGNQVTALPNGNQAAPLPFQPEVFLSGKPVEDDAPLDQS, encoded by the coding sequence ATGGAAACTATTCTAGGCACGATTTTAGCTATAGCTCTATTTCTAGGAGCTTCAGGACTCAAACTAGATCGGGAATATGAACGCGGCGTCATCTTCCGACTTGGCAGAACCAAAGGTGTCATGGGGCCGGGGATGTATTGGATTGTACCTTGGATGGATCAAAAAACCCAGGTTGATATCCGCACCAAAACTGTCAATATCGAACCCCAAGAAACCGTTACGGCTGACAGCGTAACAATAAAAGTCAACGCCGTTCTTTATTACCGAATTATTGACCCTGCCAAGGCAATTATTAAGGTCGAAAATTACAATCTTGCTGTCTATCAAGCCGCGCTAACGACCTTAAGAAATGTAGTTGGCCAAAATATTTTGGATGATGTTCTACAAAACCGGGATAAAATCAACAACAAAGTCCAAGAAATCGTTGATGAAATCACAGAACCTTGGGGCGTTGTAATTGAAAGGGTGGAAATGAAAGATGTGGAAATTCCACCTTCTATGCAGCGGGCAATGGCGAAGGAAGCAGAAGCAATTAGGGAAAAACGCGCCCGTATAATTAAAGCGGCTGCGGAACAAGAAGCATCAATTAAGTTAGCAGAAGCTTCTCAAGTGATTATGCAAAACCCAGCCGCATTAGAATTGCGGCGTCTGCAAATGCTGACAGAAATCGGGGCTGAAAATAACACTACGACAGTGATTATGATGCCGTCCGATATTATTCATGCGGCTAAAAGTTTGCCAGGTGCGATCGCCAATGTCATTACCAATGGAAATCAAGTAACAGCATTGCCGAATGGTAATCAAGCCGCGCCGCTTCCTTTCCAGCCAGAGGTATTTCTTAGCGGGAAGCCAGTTGAGGATGACGCCCCCTTAGACCAGTCATAA
- the rpsT gene encoding 30S ribosomal protein S20, translating to MANIKSAIKRVHTAERNRLRNKAYKSAVKTLMKKYLASVEKYAANPSPEAMNEVQSHMAAAYSKIDKAVKRGVLHINNGARKKSRLARSLQRVVAPKSAATQQSEAS from the coding sequence GTGGCAAATATTAAGTCTGCTATTAAGCGTGTACATACAGCCGAGCGCAACCGACTTCGCAACAAGGCTTACAAATCAGCGGTGAAGACCCTGATGAAGAAATATCTGGCTTCGGTAGAGAAATATGCGGCTAACCCCAGCCCAGAAGCGATGAATGAAGTGCAGAGCCATATGGCAGCTGCTTACAGCAAAATAGATAAAGCCGTAAAGCGGGGTGTTTTGCATATAAACAACGGCGCCCGGAAAAAATCCCGGCTAGCGCGATCGCTGCAACGTGTAGTGGCACCTAAATCTGCCGCAACTCAGCAGTCAGAGGCTTCATAG
- a CDS encoding DUF928 domain-containing protein, producing MLTRRQLGTVFTATTSVILLNWLYLLDIPPNYLFKQSSTAKANELLKSEPQKGRDELGSPKGTSVTGGQARPESNNDDNPGSPKGGTIGSGSRMRYESDDGVDVSPPSSGIGSPQRIVPPLPRNATPRRKVAPRCQNDSQSAPVSLTLLVPEKHRGLTASGRPTFVWYLSDVPGVPMRFSLTDPEGKTTFIDQKIEAPQAGINKLEMPKDKPELVSGQTYRWTLSLVCNKRQASPNVARATIKRVDAPQKLQEQLAGKTLESDKAIIYARAGYWYDALAASLAARAANPNDAAVRDDFLSLLDQVGLNEITKQQRSQLTR from the coding sequence ATGCTTACCCGCCGTCAATTAGGGACTGTATTTACAGCAACTACATCAGTTATTTTGCTCAACTGGTTGTATTTGCTCGACATTCCGCCCAATTACCTGTTTAAACAAAGTTCAACCGCAAAAGCAAACGAACTGCTAAAGTCCGAGCCTCAAAAGGGTAGAGACGAGCTGGGTTCTCCCAAAGGTACGAGTGTAACTGGAGGGCAGGCGCGTCCCGAATCTAATAATGATGACAATCCGGGATCTCCTAAAGGCGGCACAATAGGAAGTGGATCGCGGATGCGTTATGAGTCTGATGATGGTGTTGACGTTAGCCCACCCAGCAGCGGTATTGGCTCTCCGCAAAGAATTGTTCCACCGCTTCCCCGAAATGCAACACCTCGCCGGAAGGTAGCGCCCCGATGCCAAAATGATAGCCAGTCAGCGCCTGTATCCCTAACCTTGCTAGTTCCTGAGAAGCACAGGGGATTGACTGCATCAGGTCGTCCTACGTTTGTCTGGTATTTGTCTGACGTTCCAGGAGTACCTATGAGGTTTAGCCTCACCGACCCAGAAGGAAAGACTACATTTATCGATCAAAAGATTGAGGCGCCCCAGGCTGGCATTAATAAGCTGGAAATGCCAAAAGATAAACCAGAACTGGTTTCAGGGCAGACATACCGCTGGACGCTATCCTTGGTTTGTAATAAACGTCAGGCTTCTCCGAATGTAGCGCGAGCAACGATTAAGCGCGTAGACGCACCACAAAAACTCCAAGAACAACTGGCAGGTAAGACTTTAGAGAGCGACAAGGCAATAATTTATGCTAGAGCAGGATACTGGTATGATGCCCTAGCAGCAAGTTTAGCGGCTAGAGCTGCTAACCCCAACGATGCCGCTGTTCGCGATGATTTCTTGTCCCTTCTAGATCAAGTAGGGCTGAATGAAATAACAAAGCAACAGCGATCGCAACTAACTAGGTAA